Proteins encoded within one genomic window of Bremerella alba:
- a CDS encoding MarR family winged helix-turn-helix transcriptional regulator: MLRYDFEDSLGYWVFSVAHLMTRAMNDELGKLGITYRQWEVLCWLSYMGEITQSELADQMRIEAPTLVGVIDRMERDGWIVRETDPNDRRKKIIRATEKVEPMWEQMVDCAKSVRAKALLEVPPEEVQKVKSTLTVIRGNLLSELPGHIPAEPVGQKQASETP, from the coding sequence ATGCTCCGTTACGATTTTGAAGATAGCTTAGGCTATTGGGTTTTCAGTGTCGCCCATTTGATGACACGTGCGATGAACGATGAACTGGGGAAACTCGGTATCACCTATCGCCAGTGGGAAGTCTTGTGCTGGCTGTCGTACATGGGCGAAATCACCCAAAGCGAACTGGCAGACCAGATGCGCATCGAAGCGCCCACCCTGGTCGGGGTGATCGACCGAATGGAACGCGACGGCTGGATCGTCCGCGAGACCGATCCCAACGATCGACGCAAGAAGATCATCCGCGCCACCGAAAAGGTGGAACCCATGTGGGAACAAATGGTCGACTGCGCCAAAAGCGTCCGCGCCAAGGCTCTTCTCGAAGTTCCTCCGGAAGAAGTTCAGAAGGTCAAAAGCACGCTGACGGTCATTCGCGGCAATTTGCTTTCCGAACTACCTGGGCATATCCCGGCAGAGCCTGTCGGCCAAAAACAAGCATCGGAAACGCCGTGA
- a CDS encoding radical SAM protein, which produces MSTHHLHTQHQRTFEGNRFVYPVLSRRSKGLSVGVNLNPDKICNFDCIYCQVDRRTESEVRFVESERYFQELEEMLDLCASGEIFHTAKFAETPEHLRRVNDIAFSGDGEPTTYKNFDELIDRSAQIKRKHGLDDVKMVLITNATMFHRPHVQRGLEIFDANQGEIWAKLDAGTESYYRTIERTKIPFQRVLDNLLLAAKVRPLVIQSMFLKLLGESPTPQEISAFCDRLNEITHAGGEIKLVQVYTVARKPAESIVTPLEDAEVDAIAQAVRDRTGLRAEVYYGSSDY; this is translated from the coding sequence ATGTCCACGCACCACCTCCACACTCAGCACCAGCGAACGTTCGAAGGGAACCGGTTCGTTTATCCGGTCCTTTCTCGCCGAAGCAAGGGGCTGTCGGTGGGGGTCAATTTGAACCCGGACAAGATCTGCAATTTCGATTGCATCTACTGCCAGGTCGATCGCCGGACCGAAAGCGAAGTTCGCTTCGTCGAAAGTGAACGCTACTTCCAGGAACTGGAAGAAATGCTCGACCTGTGTGCTTCCGGCGAAATCTTCCACACGGCGAAATTTGCCGAGACGCCAGAGCATCTGCGACGCGTGAACGATATCGCGTTCAGCGGCGACGGCGAACCGACCACCTACAAAAACTTCGACGAACTGATCGACCGGAGTGCCCAGATCAAGCGCAAGCATGGGCTCGACGACGTGAAGATGGTGTTGATTACCAACGCCACCATGTTTCATCGGCCGCACGTCCAGCGTGGTCTCGAGATCTTCGACGCCAACCAGGGCGAAATCTGGGCCAAGCTCGATGCCGGCACCGAGAGCTATTACCGCACGATCGAACGGACCAAAATTCCCTTTCAACGGGTACTCGATAACCTGCTGCTCGCGGCGAAAGTTCGTCCGCTGGTCATTCAATCGATGTTCTTGAAGCTGCTGGGCGAAAGCCCCACGCCCCAAGAGATTTCGGCCTTCTGCGATCGCTTGAACGAAATCACCCACGCGGGCGGCGAAATCAAGTTGGTCCAGGTTTACACCGTGGCCCGGAAGCCGGCCGAGTCAATTGTCACCCCGCTGGAAGACGCCGAAGTCGACGCAATTGCCCAGGCTGTTCGCGACCGCACCGGCCTTCGCGCGGAAGTTTACTACGGCAGTTCGGACTACTAG